The window ATCTCCCTCCCTGTCAAGTATAACAGGCACTGAATCCCTGGACAGTATAAGGTTCCCGTACTGTTTACCCTTATCATGGTTCTGCAGTATTTCCTCAGCAGTTCCATGAAAATTGTCATATGTTGTGAAGGATATTCTTTTCCTATTTACCATTGTCAGCTTAAATGGTGGCTTTACGCTGTCCAGATCGTGTATGCCTATTGCCATTTTCCTTCTTGACTTACCGGCGGTTTCATGGAGCCTCTCCTGATAATCTATTATATGGCTGTAGTATTTTCCGAGAGGTTTACCTGTAGCGGTGAATGATAGTGCAAATGGCCTCTCATTCTTAAGTGATGCATCAACACCCAGGAGTGATTTCATTCTGTGAAATATTGGCTCTATGGGATAATCCCCCTCATAAAATGTTCTCATTGCCGATTTCAGGGCATAAAATGAAAAAAGGTCAGGTCTGTCCGGGTTGAATTCGATCTTAAATTCGTCATCATCCTCCTCAATTGAATACCCAATAATTCCAGCAAAGTCACGAAGTCGTGAAAAATAATTATTTCCTATATTCCTGATAAGTTCCTGCTTCTTCTCCCTTATTACGACCATTAAAAAACCTATATCCACAATTTATTTAAATTTAGTTTTTTGTTTTTCCCTTTGCATATTCCCTCAAAATAAAACGTATAAGGTCGTTAACAGATATGGCATTTCCATTATTGACCTCCTCTTCCAGTTCAGCATAAATATTACGGGGAAGTTTTAAATCTACCTTGCTTGTTGAATTTGCATGGTTCTTTGATATAAATTCGCTAATAGCAAGTCTAATGGCTTCAGAAATACTGCTATAATGATTTTTCTCTACAATTTCCTGTAACTGGTCAATTAAATCCTCAGAGACCCTGATTGTAATTCTGTAAGGTACGGACATTTGAATAGATTAAATTAACAGCCGATATAAAGTTTTGCCATATTACATCCAGGTGAGAATGCGATGGCGCACTTATTTAATCTAGATTATTATTACGGCATATAGGTGTTATTAATGTATTATTTTATAAAATATGGATATGATGGCGCCAAATTTACAGGTTTCCAGCGTGGGAATGGTGTAAATAGCATAGAAGATTCAATAATCAGGGTATTATCATCCTATGGCATAAGCACAGATATTGAGAGTGCAGCCAGGACAGACAGGGGAGTTTCTGCCCGTGGGAATGTTTTTCTTATTGAGACAGGCAGGAATATTAAGGATGTAATGGGTATTTTAAATGCAAGGATAGAAAATATGTTTTTTTACTCATATGCCCTGCTGGATGATTATATCAATCCAAGGCACAATTCAATGAAAGAGTACTCATATATACTTGCAGATTACGAAAATATAGATGAGTTAATGGCAAAACTTTCAGAATTCAAGGGTCAGCATGATTTCAGGAATTTCTGCACAGTGGATAACAGGAACACAGTGAGAACAATAGATAATATTTCTTATTCTAAATTTGGCAGGTTATATATAATAAATTTTTACGGGAAAAGTTTCGTCTGGCACCAGATAAGGAGTATTATGGCATTCGCACTGGCGGGGAATAAAAATCCATTCTCGCTGACAGCAAAATTTACATATATTGCGCCCCCTGAACCGCTCATACTAAGGGATATTATTTACGATAGCATTACGTTCACAAACTTTGACTACATGAAGCACAAGAGATACATGAAAAGAAACATTGAAATGGCCAGGACCAGGTATGTTATCTATGAAATTTTTAATGGGAATGCATGAAACATGCCGAATATTCAGAGAATGGCATGTTTGGGCATTACATGGATTGTATGTGGAGCCAATCCTATGTGGAAATAAAATAAAATTATATAGAAATAAGTTCTTACCTTTATAATGATAACAGAGGAGATATTCTTAAAAGATTCATACTTAAAAGAATGCGATGGTAAAGTCTTAATGTGCGAATTTACCGATCTTACAGTGGATAAAACAATATTTTTCCCCACTATGCTTGGACAGCAAAACGATAAGGGAGAAATCGTAATTGATGGTAAAACCTTCGGAATAGTAGATGTGTGGACTGATGGTGATTACATACACCTCATTTCACTTGATACATACCCGGAAAATATTGTTGGCAAGACAATAAGCCAGAAACTTGACTGGGATGTGAGGCATATACATATGAGATTCAGGACGGCAATGTTCATTATATCAGGACTTGCATACAAATTTTACAATGCGAAATCCAGAATAAGCCAGACATATGACGATAGGGCATGGGTTGACATTTACATAGATGATATAAATGAGGATATTGTAAATAAAATTGCGGAGGAAGCCAACAAAATAGTAAAGCAGAATGTGCCTGTCAAGATCGAATATATGGGTTCAAATGAATTCCCCCGGGAAAAACAGAGGATGAGCTATTCTACAGGGCAGCTCCCTGATGATGAAGAATTGAGGGTTATAAATATTTCAGGATTGCCACTTCAGTCAGATTACGGCCTTTATGTTGCAAACACTGGAGAAGTTGGAGAAATAGAGGTGAAGAGCTCAATGGTCAAGGGCAAGGTTGATAAAAGACTTACGATTACATTAAAATAATTATAAAAGATTATTGGCTATGAATGAGCTGGAATTAATAAATAAAATGAACAGGGGGCTTTCCTATATAGGTATGGCTATATCTGGAATAGCATTCCTGTTTACACTGCCTTTTCTATTTAAGGATTTCAGTACCATACCGGGGATGTCCGGCCTTTATTTTTACCTGGATGTAACAATCACGCCTTCCATGGCATATTCTTTCATGGCACTCGGAATAATATTAATTGTAATTTCATTTTCACCATTGTTTTATGATAAAATAAAATCCTCCAGCTTTGATAAAACGAATAATACCTACTATTTTTCCGCGCTTTCTGTTTACATAGCAATCCTGGTATTTTCCTCCGTGCTTGTGGAAATATTCGATCCATCCATTGCCGTTAGTCCAGTTTCCTCTATGCCACTGGGAAAGCAGAATTTTATCTATATGATGGGATCAGTATTTCAGGTGCTTATTTTTGAACTGGTGCCCCTGTCGATTCTTATTATTATATTTTTAGCCATCTCAAAACAGTTGAAAATATCATCCTTTCTGGAGCCATATAACCACATAAAACGGTTCACCGTGCTATTTATGCTTATTGCCGCAGCAGTTGCAGTTCTGATTACAGATTATAATATTTATAATTCTATTCTTATATATGTATCAACACTGGCCCTCAGCTTCATATACATAAGATACGGCTTTTTACGATCCATGCTGGCCAGTTTTGTATCCTCATATGTGGATTTTACACTGACGGCTTTCAGCGGAAATGCAATAATTACATCGGCTACTTCTGTATTCCTTTTCATATGGGCATTTGCAGGCCTCTATAGTTTTACATTTTACATGGTACAGAGGCAGAAAAGCGGAAATAGCAATAACAGCAATGAGAATAAAAATAATGAGGAAGCACCTGAACCTGAAAATAAGGCTACACCTGAGCCAAGGGTGCCACCGGACGAACTGTGGATCAGGAGTGCATGTCCAAACTGCGGGAATGTGGAATACAAAGTCAATGATGATATGTCCCTTGAGTGCACAAAGTGTGGCCAGAAGCTGGACAGCGACTATACTGGTCCGTATAATATAATCATAAGCAACGTCCTGGGCAGAAGGCAGCCATAATCATTTATAATTTATTGATTTTGTTTTGATGGTACACTTCAATATATAAAAAGACTTTTATGAATTATTTTTAAAATATTTTATTATACTTTATTATTATAGTATGACATGGTAGATAGCCTCAGGAAAAACATTCTGGGAACAAATAGACTTATATGGCAGGGATGGGGAATGACCGCACCTGCTGCTGATATTGCGTACCTCCTTGGTGGAATTGCACTTGTGGCACTTGGAGCCACCCCACTTTCAATACTTATTGGATTTCTTATATACCTGGCAATCCTGAATACGTCATATAGATTCTCGAAAAAATACGTATCTGCAGGAAGTGATTTCACATATGTGGGCAAAAGCATAGGAGGTTTCATGGCAACCTTTGAGGGCTGGAATTTATTCTTCGGTACCATGTTTGCCTTTGCAGGATTCGGAATGCTGGGGCTTGCCGGATTTTTTGACATATTTGATAGCGGGGTAATTACCAGAGGATATTGGATTCCAATAGTTATTGCACTGAATTTCATAACGTTTTACATACTTTACAGGGGGATAAAATTCTCAACAACATACCAGATAGTAACTGGAATAGCAGAATTTTCCATTCTAATAGCCGGCGGGATAGGCCTGGTAATACTTGCCGGAAAGAACAATACACTGGATGTATTTTCACCCTTTATCGCAAGTGGCGGGATTTCTGGATTTTTACATTCCCTGACCCTCTCCGTGGTAACGTTCATAGGACTCTCAATTGCACTTACTGCCATATCAGAGGAGGCACATATACCGAAGAAAACTGTGCCAAAATCCCTTTTAATCTCTTCAATGATAATAGGGGTCACAATAGTATTCCTGGCATATGCCATGACTGTGGCTTGGGGGCCGTCCAGAATGCTTTCATTCGGCAACTCTGTGGATAATGGCCTTGTGTTGTTCAGGGAAATTAGCCCGGTGATGTTTATCCTGCTCTTTATTTTCACAGTTAACAGCTTCATGGGAAACAATATATCCATGGGGACCTCCATGACAAGAATATTCTACGCTTTTTCAAGGGATAGCATAATATTCCCAAAGGCATTTTCAAGGACAGATAGAAATGGGACTCCAAGAAATACAACCTATCTTATTCTGGCAATATCCCTGTTCCTAAGTATAACATTCGGGATCATTTTTGGGCCAATAGACGGTGGCTATGTTCTCCTTTTTGCAGATGCCTTCTTCTCCTTCCTTATAAGATCCATATCTTCAGGAAGCCTTATAATATCAACATTCCGTGATGGAAAAATGAAAGCTGGAGCCCTTCTCGGGTATCTGATAATACCTGTTATATCCATAGGCGCACTTCTAGCAGTTCTTGCCTCAAACTTTTTCCCGCTACCTGTGTATCCTTATAATGCAGCCTCTGTATTGGCAATAGTTATTATCGCTGCAGTATTTGTAATTACTTTATTTACCTGGATAAAGAATCCGGAGACTGTAAAGAAAGCCGGATCAACAAGCTTAGAGGAAATAACTGAAACTTCTATAGACTGAGTTATTTTTATTATTTCAAAATATATAGAACAAAAATTTATTTATAGGTGTAATTATGATATTATGATGAATGAGATAAATTATGAAAATCATGGCCACCACATTAGGGTATCCCCATTGAAGGGTAATATAAAAATAACGCTGGATGGCAATACTCTGGGGGAATCTACAAACGCTCTGGAGTTGAAGGAGGATGGATATGAAGATTCGTACTATATCCCCTTGAGGGATATCAGAGCCGAACTCATCAAGACAGAAACTATAACAGTCTGCCCCTATAAGGGGAAGACCACATATTACTCCATTAAGCTAAACAATAGAATAATAAAAGACGCTTTATGGCAGTATTCGGATCCAAAACCGGAATTTGTAGAACTGAATGATTACGTTTCCTTTTACATGAAAAATTTTAATGGTATAAAAATTAGCATTAGATAAAACAATTAATTATCATAAAATTATAAATGTTTTTATATGCGCATGAATTTATGAATAGATTATTATGGTAACTAAACCAGCACGAATGTATTCAAAAATTTCAGGTCCTGCTTACACCAGAAAGGAGTTTATGGGCGGTGTACCATATCCTAAAATAACAACCTTTGTACAGGGTAACCAGAAAAGAGATTTCGAGATTGAAATGCAGTTAATAGCAGAGGAGGCATGCCAGATAAGGCATACAGCACTTGAAGCATCCAGGATTTCAATAAACAGGAAACTCCTGGAGAATATTGGTGCCGGAAATTACTTCCTCCACATCAGGCCTTATCCACATCAGGTTATACGTGAGCATAAGATGGCAACAGGGGCAGGTGCAGATAGGATATCAAGTGGTAT of the Ferroplasma sp. genome contains:
- a CDS encoding ribbon-helix-helix domain-containing protein; translated protein: MSVPYRITIRVSEDLIDQLQEIVEKNHYSSISEAIRLAISEFISKNHANSTSKVDLKLPRNIYAELEEEVNNGNAISVNDLIRFILREYAKGKTKN
- a CDS encoding alanyl-tRNA editing protein; its protein translation is MITEEIFLKDSYLKECDGKVLMCEFTDLTVDKTIFFPTMLGQQNDKGEIVIDGKTFGIVDVWTDGDYIHLISLDTYPENIVGKTISQKLDWDVRHIHMRFRTAMFIISGLAYKFYNAKSRISQTYDDRAWVDIYIDDINEDIVNKIAEEANKIVKQNVPVKIEYMGSNEFPREKQRMSYSTGQLPDDEELRVINISGLPLQSDYGLYVANTGEVGEIEVKSSMVKGKVDKRLTITLK
- a CDS encoding zinc ribbon domain-containing protein — its product is MNELELINKMNRGLSYIGMAISGIAFLFTLPFLFKDFSTIPGMSGLYFYLDVTITPSMAYSFMALGIILIVISFSPLFYDKIKSSSFDKTNNTYYFSALSVYIAILVFSSVLVEIFDPSIAVSPVSSMPLGKQNFIYMMGSVFQVLIFELVPLSILIIIFLAISKQLKISSFLEPYNHIKRFTVLFMLIAAAVAVLITDYNIYNSILIYVSTLALSFIYIRYGFLRSMLASFVSSYVDFTLTAFSGNAIITSATSVFLFIWAFAGLYSFTFYMVQRQKSGNSNNSNENKNNEEAPEPENKATPEPRVPPDELWIRSACPNCGNVEYKVNDDMSLECTKCGQKLDSDYTGPYNIIISNVLGRRQP
- a CDS encoding APC family permease; amino-acid sequence: MVDSLRKNILGTNRLIWQGWGMTAPAADIAYLLGGIALVALGATPLSILIGFLIYLAILNTSYRFSKKYVSAGSDFTYVGKSIGGFMATFEGWNLFFGTMFAFAGFGMLGLAGFFDIFDSGVITRGYWIPIVIALNFITFYILYRGIKFSTTYQIVTGIAEFSILIAGGIGLVILAGKNNTLDVFSPFIASGGISGFLHSLTLSVVTFIGLSIALTAISEEAHIPKKTVPKSLLISSMIIGVTIVFLAYAMTVAWGPSRMLSFGNSVDNGLVLFREISPVMFILLFIFTVNSFMGNNISMGTSMTRIFYAFSRDSIIFPKAFSRTDRNGTPRNTTYLILAISLFLSITFGIIFGPIDGGYVLLFADAFFSFLIRSISSGSLIISTFRDGKMKAGALLGYLIIPVISIGALLAVLASNFFPLPVYPYNAASVLAIVIIAAVFVITLFTWIKNPETVKKAGSTSLEEITETSID
- a CDS encoding DUF427 domain-containing protein, whose translation is MNEINYENHGHHIRVSPLKGNIKITLDGNTLGESTNALELKEDGYEDSYYIPLRDIRAELIKTETITVCPYKGKTTYYSIKLNNRIIKDALWQYSDPKPEFVELNDYVSFYMKNFNGIKISIR
- a CDS encoding 50S ribosomal protein L16; this encodes MVTKPARMYSKISGPAYTRKEFMGGVPYPKITTFVQGNQKRDFEIEMQLIAEEACQIRHTALEASRISINRKLLENIGAGNYFLHIRPYPHQVIREHKMATGAGADRISSGMRMAFGRPVGTAARVHPGEIIMVGKVDRANAKALKEALKKASIKLPTPCKVVITKGKEITSKMGL